Proteins co-encoded in one Sphingopyxis sp. BE259 genomic window:
- a CDS encoding AMP-binding protein: MSSASEAKQVVRQPLESRAAVAKLEAEGWSDLLPSWTLAGAIDEAARRFPTKSAIVQIDADTTSASRLSFAEYRDQVFRAANLFRKYGDGARPVVAVIMPFLPQAFVAMWAGGIAGRYVPINPFLDVEHVAAILDAAGANILVTVPPEQGGGVWERLDALLERAPGVRQVWLAGAGAGDPRGFESALARESSELAFTPESDPAAECAYLHTGGTTGRPKLVRHTHQGQLLQGWLCGMAMGAEEDVVFGHAMPNFHVGGAIASGTRGIVYGQTIITLTADGFRNPAVLGRFWDIVRDQGMTAIVTAPTTAAALASAEGEGPATLTRYTTGGGPLPVEVARAFDRRFGIQLKEVWGGTEFHGILSFHYDGDVAPRLGSCGRVVPFHRVMSAILDGNRFVREAGTEERGVLIATGPTLIPGYVDPAGDASFFVEDGPDGLVWATTGDIGMVDEDHYVWIFGREKDVIIRGGHNIDSALIDEVLAQHPAVLHAAAVGRPCPSKGELPIAYVELKPGAKASAEELAAHARANIQERAAVPVDIIALDALPMTAVGKVSKPHLRIMAIEAVGRAECPERAVAVEEKGGKLTLVVTAKDEADRARIERIFAPYTFTTRVDLTGAFA; encoded by the coding sequence TTGAGCAGCGCAAGCGAAGCAAAACAGGTTGTGCGACAACCGTTGGAATCGCGCGCCGCAGTCGCGAAACTCGAGGCGGAGGGATGGAGCGATCTCCTTCCGAGCTGGACGCTCGCTGGCGCGATCGACGAAGCAGCGCGGCGATTCCCGACAAAGTCCGCGATCGTGCAGATCGATGCCGATACGACCAGCGCCAGCCGCCTCAGCTTCGCGGAATACCGTGACCAGGTTTTCCGCGCCGCCAATCTTTTTCGCAAATACGGCGACGGCGCACGGCCGGTCGTGGCCGTCATCATGCCCTTCTTGCCGCAAGCCTTCGTTGCCATGTGGGCCGGCGGAATCGCCGGACGCTATGTGCCGATCAACCCTTTTCTCGATGTCGAGCATGTCGCCGCGATCCTTGATGCGGCGGGCGCGAATATTCTCGTCACCGTGCCGCCGGAACAGGGTGGCGGCGTGTGGGAGCGCCTCGATGCGTTGCTCGAGCGTGCGCCGGGAGTGCGGCAGGTCTGGCTGGCCGGAGCAGGAGCGGGGGATCCGCGTGGCTTTGAGTCGGCGCTGGCACGGGAGAGCAGTGAACTTGCGTTCACCCCCGAAAGCGATCCCGCCGCCGAATGCGCCTATCTTCATACCGGCGGCACCACCGGCCGTCCGAAGCTCGTGCGCCACACCCACCAGGGGCAGCTTTTGCAGGGCTGGCTCTGCGGCATGGCGATGGGCGCCGAAGAAGATGTCGTCTTCGGACATGCCATGCCCAACTTCCACGTCGGCGGCGCAATTGCGTCGGGGACGCGCGGGATCGTCTATGGCCAGACGATCATCACGCTAACGGCCGACGGCTTTCGCAACCCCGCGGTGTTGGGTCGCTTCTGGGACATAGTTCGCGATCAAGGCATGACGGCGATCGTAACCGCGCCGACGACCGCGGCAGCGCTGGCCAGTGCCGAGGGTGAGGGGCCGGCGACCTTGACGCGCTACACGACCGGCGGCGGCCCGCTGCCCGTCGAGGTCGCGCGCGCATTCGACCGGCGCTTCGGCATTCAGCTCAAGGAAGTCTGGGGCGGCACGGAGTTCCACGGCATTTTGAGCTTCCACTATGACGGCGACGTCGCACCGCGCCTCGGCTCATGCGGGCGAGTGGTCCCCTTCCACCGCGTCATGTCGGCGATCCTCGACGGCAATCGCTTCGTTCGCGAAGCGGGTACCGAAGAGCGCGGGGTTCTTATCGCAACCGGCCCGACGCTCATTCCCGGCTATGTTGATCCCGCCGGGGACGCATCCTTCTTTGTCGAGGATGGCCCCGATGGCCTCGTCTGGGCGACCACCGGCGACATCGGCATGGTCGACGAGGACCATTATGTCTGGATCTTCGGGCGCGAGAAGGATGTCATCATCCGCGGCGGGCATAATATCGATTCCGCGTTGATCGACGAGGTGCTGGCCCAGCATCCTGCGGTGCTTCACGCCGCTGCGGTCGGACGCCCCTGTCCCTCGAAGGGCGAACTGCCGATCGCCTATGTCGAGCTCAAGCCCGGCGCCAAAGCCTCGGCAGAGGAGCTCGCCGCGCACGCCCGAGCGAATATCCAGGAACGCGCGGCCGTTCCGGTCGACATCATCGCGCTGGATGCCCTGCCGATGACCGCGGTCGGCAAGGTTTCCAAGCCGCACCTGCGCATCATGGCGATTGAGGCAGTGGGACGGGCCGAATGCCCCGAACGTGCCGTCGCGGTCGAGGAAAAGGGCGGCAAGCTGACTCTTGTCGTGACCGCCAAAGATGAAGCCGACCGCGCGCGGATCGAACGGATTTTTGCCCCTTACACCTTCACGACGCGGGTTGATTTGACCGGAGCCTTTGCATGA
- a CDS encoding TonB-dependent receptor domain-containing protein codes for MKTSISASLLAVAIASLSSPAFAQDAPTDETGAQDQVGLSDIIVTATKRSENLQDVPVAVSAISSESLQAKGVFETSDLNNTMPNFQVSSPYGQQQPNFSVRGVGVGTEFNANAASPVGVYVDEVYQAFRSSHGQQLYDLNQIEVVRGPQGTLYGRNTTGGAINFITRSPELDGQNGYFTAGYGNFNRLNLEGAIEVTPVDDVFGIRLAATYVDADPYLRNRLPKGLNTAAAGGASGLNVATGRDPGGTKSYGLRLTMRFRPTDAIDLKLKVYAAEAEGGVETPLPTGSSRTSDLIDYTNPNFLLGGLFAALAPAGLVPSSYSQSGRGLGLNEVELDTIGVATTRARGAVFDARIELSDSIKLISISGFDDGLYDQTQTDCDSTPLRLCALGYRSKFSAFNQDIRLDIDGGPFRAIVGAFYGSDKVTADNTPDFFNFLSDVTTAVGLPGSYFNPGGAFNGAGLSAGSLPTGIRATQHFQQKRTSYAAYGEASYEITPTLKFTAGLRYTKDKNSFRDGVTTYFDDTGTARLITVSNFMQGGAFSPYFLQDVRDEAGNVVIPSFQGLGIPLPGGLSNRGSSGRVTGRAIVDWKPADDILVYASYSRGYRSGTFNGLAYGSANQVYFVKPEQVDAFEGGLKSRFWDNRAQLNIAAFYYKYKGQQGQVVDASATANLISLDGTLKGLEVEAILQPVDALTLSASFGLLDSSYDDGACPADPSTIPGFPAQLGSCVVSSAGPVSVGGNPFPYAAKQSASFAADWNVIDDGKNKLTLHGDLNYTGRFYFDSFKDYSRGPLPVVSSGKFGSGSGKYWVANARVTYTMGRYSISAWGKNLTDKVYYPFGISLENLFANGYRVRALPRTYGVEATVRF; via the coding sequence ATGAAGACATCTATTTCCGCGAGCTTACTCGCCGTTGCGATCGCAAGTCTGTCGTCGCCCGCCTTTGCGCAGGATGCGCCGACGGACGAAACCGGCGCGCAGGACCAGGTCGGTCTCAGCGACATTATCGTCACCGCGACCAAACGGTCGGAGAATCTGCAGGACGTGCCAGTCGCCGTTTCGGCGATCTCGTCCGAATCGCTGCAAGCAAAAGGTGTGTTCGAGACCAGCGATCTCAACAATACTATGCCCAATTTCCAGGTTTCGTCGCCCTATGGCCAGCAGCAGCCGAACTTTTCGGTGCGCGGTGTGGGCGTCGGCACGGAATTCAATGCCAATGCGGCCTCGCCCGTCGGCGTTTATGTCGATGAAGTCTATCAGGCGTTCCGGTCGAGTCATGGCCAGCAGCTCTACGATCTCAACCAGATCGAGGTCGTGCGCGGACCGCAGGGAACGCTCTATGGCCGCAACACCACGGGCGGCGCGATCAATTTCATCACGCGGTCGCCCGAACTCGACGGTCAGAACGGATATTTCACCGCGGGCTATGGCAACTTCAATCGGCTTAATCTGGAAGGCGCTATCGAGGTCACGCCCGTCGACGATGTTTTCGGCATCCGCCTGGCGGCGACCTATGTCGATGCCGATCCCTATTTGCGCAACCGGCTCCCCAAGGGACTGAACACCGCGGCCGCCGGAGGGGCGTCTGGCCTTAACGTCGCGACCGGCCGCGATCCCGGCGGTACGAAAAGCTACGGCCTTCGGCTGACGATGCGTTTCCGGCCGACGGATGCGATCGATCTGAAGCTCAAGGTTTATGCGGCCGAAGCGGAGGGTGGTGTCGAAACGCCGCTCCCCACTGGGTCGTCGCGGACCAGCGACTTGATCGATTATACAAACCCCAATTTCCTGCTCGGCGGCCTGTTCGCGGCGCTTGCTCCGGCGGGTCTCGTCCCGTCTAGCTATAGCCAGTCGGGTCGCGGGCTCGGTCTTAACGAGGTCGAACTCGACACGATCGGGGTCGCGACCACCCGGGCCCGCGGTGCCGTGTTCGACGCGCGGATCGAGTTGAGCGACAGCATCAAACTCATCTCGATATCCGGCTTCGACGATGGCCTCTATGACCAGACTCAGACCGACTGCGATTCAACCCCGCTTCGCCTTTGTGCGCTCGGCTATCGTTCCAAATTCAGTGCCTTTAATCAGGACATTCGCCTTGATATCGACGGCGGACCATTCAGGGCCATCGTTGGCGCGTTTTACGGCTCCGACAAGGTCACGGCGGACAACACCCCCGACTTTTTCAATTTCCTCAGCGATGTGACGACGGCCGTCGGTCTGCCGGGGAGCTATTTCAATCCCGGCGGCGCCTTCAACGGTGCCGGTCTCTCAGCGGGGTCGTTGCCCACCGGTATTCGCGCAACCCAGCATTTCCAGCAGAAGCGGACGTCCTACGCCGCCTATGGCGAAGCGAGTTATGAAATTACGCCGACGCTGAAGTTTACCGCCGGCCTTCGCTATACGAAGGACAAGAACAGCTTCCGCGACGGCGTCACCACCTATTTTGACGATACGGGAACTGCGCGCCTGATCACGGTGTCAAATTTCATGCAGGGCGGCGCATTCTCACCCTATTTCCTCCAGGATGTTCGGGACGAGGCCGGCAATGTCGTGATCCCCTCGTTCCAGGGATTGGGAATACCGCTTCCGGGCGGTCTCTCCAATCGCGGTTCGTCGGGACGTGTTACCGGACGCGCCATTGTCGACTGGAAACCTGCCGACGACATCCTCGTTTACGCCAGCTACAGCCGCGGTTATCGTTCGGGTACGTTCAACGGACTGGCCTATGGCAGCGCGAACCAGGTGTACTTCGTCAAGCCAGAGCAAGTCGATGCGTTCGAGGGCGGGCTCAAGTCCCGGTTCTGGGATAATCGGGCGCAGCTGAATATTGCGGCTTTCTATTACAAATATAAGGGTCAGCAGGGTCAGGTTGTCGACGCGAGCGCGACAGCGAACCTCATCTCGCTCGACGGAACGCTGAAGGGTCTCGAAGTCGAAGCGATTCTGCAGCCGGTCGATGCCTTGACGTTAAGCGCTTCGTTCGGGTTGCTGGATTCAAGCTATGATGACGGCGCATGCCCGGCCGATCCCAGCACCATCCCCGGCTTTCCCGCTCAGCTCGGAAGCTGTGTGGTGTCGTCGGCCGGACCGGTCAGTGTCGGCGGCAATCCCTTCCCTTATGCGGCCAAGCAATCGGCGTCCTTTGCCGCGGATTGGAATGTGATTGATGACGGCAAGAACAAACTGACGCTGCATGGCGACCTGAATTACACCGGCCGCTTCTACTTCGACAGCTTCAAGGACTATAGTCGGGGGCCGCTTCCGGTGGTGTCATCGGGTAAATTCGGTAGCGGCAGCGGGAAATATTGGGTCGCCAATGCGCGTGTCACCTACACGATGGGGCGCTATTCGATATCGGCCTGGGGTAAGAATCTGACCGACAAGGTTTACTACCCCTTTGGCATAAGCCTCGAGAATCTGTTCGCCAATGGGTACCGCGTCCGCGCGCTGCCGCGGACCTATGGCGTTGAGGCAACGGTCCGCTTCTAA
- a CDS encoding phosphotransferase family protein — MQTALIERPVVQSDMEAVHRHIIDRRSANRSLPPYRAALTEEIVEILSVFFATERPGAEVSGVRRVGGGASKEQFFFTLADQGVEEQFLLRMDPRSAITETDRAREFVLIDAMQGRVPVPEPVWIDNDARHFPQAAAIPRVVSGVTKPSDAGIKVSGLGTWLGPDLRGKIKDQFLDYLVEIHRYDFRANPLPGFEVPDADPKQAARWAYNYWRDLWEVDEGEPRPIMSLATQWLADNMPDTADLVMLHGDYRTGNYLFDEASGAITALLDWELARIGDYHEDIGWVLMEIFGSFDEAGTFRASDLFEREEFITEYERRSGRTVNRDTLHYYDVMSSWKCNVIVAANGLAAARSQHNHQDVLLTFLGATAPMFANDLVRLLSKGAGA; from the coding sequence GTGCAAACGGCCCTTATTGAGCGCCCCGTCGTGCAGAGCGACATGGAGGCCGTCCATCGGCATATCATCGATCGCCGGAGCGCCAACCGGAGCCTGCCCCCCTATCGCGCGGCGCTGACCGAAGAGATCGTCGAGATCCTCTCGGTCTTCTTTGCAACGGAACGTCCCGGAGCGGAGGTTTCGGGGGTCCGCCGCGTTGGCGGCGGCGCATCCAAGGAACAATTCTTCTTCACGCTCGCCGACCAAGGCGTCGAGGAGCAATTCCTCCTCCGCATGGACCCGCGCTCGGCGATCACCGAGACGGACCGGGCGCGCGAATTCGTGCTCATCGATGCGATGCAGGGCAGGGTGCCCGTGCCCGAGCCGGTGTGGATCGACAATGACGCCCGGCATTTCCCGCAGGCGGCGGCAATCCCGCGTGTCGTTTCGGGCGTCACCAAGCCAAGCGACGCGGGCATCAAGGTGTCGGGACTCGGCACGTGGCTCGGCCCGGACCTGCGCGGCAAGATCAAGGACCAGTTTCTCGATTACCTCGTCGAGATTCATCGCTACGATTTCCGGGCCAACCCGCTGCCGGGTTTCGAAGTCCCCGACGCCGACCCGAAGCAAGCCGCGCGCTGGGCCTATAATTATTGGCGCGATCTCTGGGAGGTGGACGAAGGCGAGCCGCGTCCGATCATGTCGCTCGCCACGCAGTGGCTTGCCGACAATATGCCCGACACCGCCGATCTCGTGATGCTCCACGGCGACTACCGTACCGGCAATTATCTCTTCGACGAAGCGAGCGGCGCGATCACCGCGCTGCTCGATTGGGAACTGGCCCGCATCGGCGACTATCACGAGGATATCGGCTGGGTGCTGATGGAGATATTCGGCAGTTTCGACGAGGCGGGGACGTTTCGCGCCAGCGACTTGTTCGAGCGCGAGGAATTCATCACCGAATATGAGCGCCGTTCGGGCCGCACCGTCAATCGCGACACGCTCCATTATTACGACGTGATGTCGAGCTGGAAATGCAACGTCATCGTCGCGGCGAACGGGCTCGCGGCCGCGCGCTCGCAGCATAATCATCAGGATGTGCTGCTGACGTTCCTGGGTGCGACGGCGCCGATGTTCGCGAACGATCTCGTCCGCTTGTTGAGCAAAGGAGCCGGGGCATGA
- a CDS encoding SDR family oxidoreductase yields MSDDAGPGASDRLGAEGTHSADRVALIVGGSSGVGLATAHRLASQGVTKIAIAARSVDRGVAAAASVSSATVEARFFPCDANDAAAAADLVAAVEAAFGSVDLLVVSTAAAVLPRLLGDISPEEIASILVEQAAPPMVMSRAVLPGMRARGSGAIVVVASDAAKSATPGETVIGAAMAAITMFAKAMAMEVKRDGIRVNIVTPSLISGTPIYDRLMEDPFSARLFGKAAKLAALGVANADDVAATIAFLCSPDAARITGQAISVNGGISAA; encoded by the coding sequence ATGAGCGACGACGCCGGACCAGGGGCTTCGGATCGGCTGGGGGCAGAGGGAACGCACAGTGCCGACCGCGTGGCGCTGATCGTCGGTGGCTCGTCGGGCGTCGGTCTCGCCACTGCCCATCGCCTTGCCTCCCAAGGCGTCACGAAAATTGCGATCGCAGCCCGCTCGGTCGACCGCGGGGTTGCGGCTGCGGCGAGCGTGTCGTCGGCCACTGTCGAGGCGCGATTTTTTCCCTGCGACGCGAATGATGCGGCCGCAGCGGCGGACCTTGTCGCTGCGGTCGAAGCGGCGTTTGGATCGGTGGATCTGCTCGTCGTATCGACCGCCGCAGCGGTGCTGCCTCGCCTTCTGGGCGATATATCGCCGGAAGAAATCGCTTCGATCCTGGTCGAACAGGCGGCGCCGCCGATGGTGATGAGCCGGGCCGTGCTGCCCGGCATGCGCGCGCGCGGATCGGGCGCGATCGTCGTCGTGGCCTCCGATGCCGCTAAATCGGCGACACCGGGCGAGACCGTCATCGGCGCGGCAATGGCGGCCATCACAATGTTCGCAAAAGCGATGGCGATGGAGGTCAAGCGCGACGGTATCCGCGTCAACATCGTGACGCCGTCGCTGATCAGCGGAACTCCGATCTACGATCGCTTGATGGAGGATCCGTTCAGCGCGCGCCTGTTTGGCAAGGCGGCGAAGCTCGCCGCGCTCGGCGTCGCCAATGCGGACGATGTTGCCGCGACGATCGCGTTCCTCTGCTCCCCCGATGCCGCGCGCATCACGGGACAGGCGATCAGCGTCAACGGCGGTATTTCCGCCGCGTGA
- a CDS encoding tyrosine-protein phosphatase, with product MQIVNFRDFGGVTVEGGARVATGALYRCGQPSPLGTTPFDAIAALDIAAVVDLRFPDEVRSAIFPWPDHSRPVRIHMENGDVGNAPHHAFFSASLETVEDVHRLYGAFYAGLPEDPRYQSLITRALLAFAKADGPVLVNCSAGKDRTGFLAALLLRVLGARDDDILADYMLSNAPPAKAALRPEIERRFAAHGNMLPREDILDAILGVSPAYLESSFAAIAAMAGSLPAYLDQIGVDDGARATLRTRLLA from the coding sequence ATGCAGATCGTCAATTTTCGGGATTTTGGCGGCGTCACGGTGGAGGGTGGTGCGAGGGTCGCAACCGGCGCGCTGTACCGCTGCGGGCAGCCATCGCCGCTCGGCACGACGCCATTCGACGCGATTGCAGCGCTCGATATCGCGGCCGTCGTCGATCTGCGCTTCCCCGACGAAGTCAGAAGTGCGATTTTTCCCTGGCCCGACCATAGCCGTCCGGTCCGGATCCACATGGAGAATGGCGATGTCGGCAACGCTCCTCACCACGCATTTTTTTCAGCATCGCTGGAGACCGTCGAGGATGTTCATCGTCTCTATGGTGCCTTCTACGCCGGACTCCCGGAAGATCCGCGCTATCAGTCGCTGATCACCCGCGCCCTCCTCGCCTTTGCAAAGGCCGACGGGCCGGTCCTCGTCAATTGCTCGGCAGGCAAGGATCGCACCGGCTTTCTCGCCGCGCTCCTGCTTCGCGTCCTCGGCGCGCGCGACGACGATATTCTCGCGGACTATATGCTCTCGAACGCGCCTCCCGCCAAAGCGGCGTTGCGCCCGGAAATCGAGCGACGCTTCGCCGCGCATGGCAATATGCTCCCGCGCGAAGATATTCTCGATGCCATTTTGGGTGTGTCGCCAGCCTATCTGGAGAGCAGCTTTGCCGCGATCGCCGCGATGGCGGGATCGCTCCCAGCCTATCTCGACCAGATCGGGGTCGACGACGGTGCTCGTGCGACGCTGCGGACGCGCCTCCTCGCCTGA
- a CDS encoding NAD(P)-dependent alcohol dehydrogenase has product MKATAAIVRAVGEDFSIEEIEVAEPRGAEVRVKMVGVGMCHTDLVARDGFPVPLPIVLGHEGSGIVEAVGPEVSDLVPGDHVVLSFDSCAACPTCDEGLPAYCHQFLGKNFAGVRLEDGTSPLSQDGATIHGNFFGQSSFGTYAIAHRRNTVKVDKNLPLDILGPLGCGVMTGAGAAVISLGIQPGQSLAIFGGGAVGLSALLGARAVDAGTVIIIEPNAGRRDLALELGATHVIDPAATDDVLAAVKELSGGGVNHALDTTGIPAVIGVAVETTIAHGTVGLVAVPPPEAMLPANMMSMLVRGTTIKYITEGDADPQAFIPRMIAWNRDGKFPFERLIRKFPFAEINQAAHASEDGSAIKPVLIF; this is encoded by the coding sequence ATGAAAGCCACCGCAGCGATCGTTCGCGCCGTCGGAGAGGATTTTTCGATCGAGGAGATCGAGGTCGCCGAACCGCGGGGCGCCGAAGTGCGCGTCAAGATGGTCGGCGTCGGCATGTGCCACACCGATCTCGTCGCACGCGACGGCTTTCCGGTTCCGCTGCCGATCGTTCTCGGGCACGAGGGTTCGGGGATTGTCGAGGCGGTCGGACCCGAGGTCTCCGACCTGGTTCCCGGTGACCATGTCGTCCTCAGCTTCGACAGCTGCGCCGCCTGTCCGACCTGCGACGAAGGGCTGCCCGCCTATTGCCACCAGTTTCTGGGTAAGAATTTCGCGGGGGTGCGGCTTGAAGACGGCACGTCCCCGCTCAGCCAGGACGGCGCGACGATCCATGGCAATTTCTTCGGGCAGTCTTCTTTCGGTACCTATGCGATCGCGCACCGCCGGAACACGGTGAAGGTCGACAAGAACCTGCCACTCGATATTCTCGGTCCGCTCGGATGCGGCGTGATGACCGGAGCGGGCGCGGCGGTGATTTCGCTCGGTATCCAGCCCGGTCAGTCGCTGGCCATTTTTGGCGGCGGCGCCGTTGGCCTCTCGGCGCTGCTTGGCGCGCGCGCCGTCGACGCAGGAACTGTGATCATCATCGAACCCAACGCCGGGCGCCGCGACCTGGCGCTCGAGCTTGGCGCGACGCATGTCATTGACCCGGCCGCGACCGATGATGTCCTCGCGGCGGTCAAGGAGCTGTCGGGCGGCGGTGTCAATCATGCGCTCGATACCACGGGCATCCCGGCGGTGATCGGCGTTGCTGTGGAGACCACGATCGCGCATGGCACGGTCGGGCTTGTTGCGGTCCCTCCGCCCGAAGCGATGCTACCCGCCAACATGATGTCAATGCTCGTGCGCGGGACCACCATCAAATATATCACCGAGGGCGATGCCGATCCGCAGGCATTTATCCCGCGAATGATCGCTTGGAATCGTGACGGGAAATTCCCGTTCGAACGGCTGATCCGCAAATTTCCCTTTGCCGAGATTAACCAAGCGGCGCACGCATCGGAGGACGGATCGGCTATCAAGCCTGTTCTGATCTTCTGA
- a CDS encoding 2Fe-2S iron-sulfur cluster binding domain-containing protein yields the protein MPAIYCVTLIRKIICATNMSTTLRVFRERCQMSLLSRLFGKAPDRSVQIETSGDQFTVSPGTTILERALAEGIAYPHDCTVGTCGSCRTRLISGRVEAITPFGYTLSREELEAGYILACQALPKSDLVLDVEIGASGDQDALRQAASFVAANDLTHDIKRVTLRVDKPVNYKAGQYANVHWGDGSIHRSYSFAGAPEAGGTTEPHFFIRHVPGGQFTDRLFGGSLAGEALELDGPHGNFWLREGKGPIICIAGGSGLAPLLSLLQDAANRRVRRDCVLLFGGRGTRDLYAAEQIAAIRTAWTASFDFWPILSEEENPQYRHGFVTAYVAQAIERLGPGAHGYMCGPPPMIDAGIAALTNAGIGLSDIHYDKFTDASTGA from the coding sequence ATGCCCGCAATTTATTGCGTGACCTTGATACGCAAAATAATCTGTGCCACAAACATGTCAACCACTTTACGAGTTTTTCGAGAGAGATGCCAAATGTCGCTATTATCCAGGCTTTTTGGGAAAGCACCCGATCGCTCGGTGCAAATTGAGACGTCAGGTGACCAGTTCACCGTCTCTCCCGGTACCACGATTCTCGAACGTGCGCTCGCCGAGGGAATCGCCTATCCGCACGACTGCACCGTCGGAACTTGCGGCTCGTGTCGCACGCGTCTGATATCGGGCAGAGTGGAGGCCATAACCCCGTTCGGCTATACGCTGAGCCGCGAGGAGCTGGAGGCGGGCTATATCCTGGCGTGCCAGGCGCTTCCCAAATCCGATCTCGTGCTTGATGTCGAGATCGGCGCGAGCGGAGATCAGGACGCGCTGCGCCAGGCGGCAAGCTTCGTTGCCGCGAACGACCTGACCCACGACATCAAGCGTGTAACGCTCCGAGTTGATAAACCGGTAAACTATAAAGCCGGGCAATATGCCAATGTGCATTGGGGCGACGGATCAATTCACCGCTCCTACAGCTTCGCAGGTGCGCCCGAAGCCGGCGGGACGACCGAGCCCCATTTCTTCATCCGCCACGTTCCCGGCGGCCAGTTCACCGACCGCCTCTTTGGCGGCTCGCTCGCGGGCGAGGCGCTTGAGCTCGACGGACCGCACGGCAATTTCTGGCTTCGCGAAGGCAAGGGGCCGATCATCTGCATCGCGGGCGGCTCGGGCCTCGCGCCCTTGCTCAGCCTGTTGCAGGACGCCGCCAACCGCCGCGTCCGCCGCGATTGCGTCCTGCTTTTCGGCGGGCGCGGGACACGCGACCTCTATGCAGCCGAGCAGATCGCTGCGATCCGCACCGCTTGGACCGCCAGCTTCGATTTTTGGCCGATCCTCTCCGAGGAAGAAAATCCGCAATATCGCCACGGGTTCGTGACCGCCTATGTGGCGCAGGCGATCGAGCGTCTCGGGCCGGGCGCCCATGGCTATATGTGCGGCCCGCCGCCGATGATCGACGCGGGGATCGCCGCGCTCACCAACGCCGGCATCGGCCTTTCCGATATCCACTACGACAAATTTACAGACGCCAGCACCGGCGCGTAA